The Sulfurihydrogenibium sp. YO3AOP1 genome has a window encoding:
- the hemE gene encoding uroporphyrinogen decarboxylase, whose protein sequence is MQNPKNDLFLRACRRQKVERTPIWLMRQAGRYMKEYRQLREIAGSFKNYYKNVDLAVKASILPYTLLGVDAIIIFSDILTPLESIGMKFDFKEGEGPVFENPIKGKEDIQSLKEFNAEDVYFVGEIIKGVNQTINREIPVIGFAGAPFTIAAYMIEGRGSKDFKKTKSFMYNNQEDFKILLDKIADMTIKYLSFQIESGADAVQIFDSWAGHLSPKDYKEFVLPSVKKVIENLKHYNKPIIHFTKGVCGFMDFILDSNADVYSIDWMIDIKKAKDLIYPKASVQGNLDPMVLYADKDIIKKEAEYIIKSWGEDTGHIFNLGHGLMPDMDASKVKFLVDTVKEISVRRR, encoded by the coding sequence ATGCAAAATCCAAAAAATGATTTATTTTTAAGAGCTTGCAGAAGACAAAAAGTAGAAAGAACACCAATCTGGCTAATGCGTCAAGCCGGCAGATACATGAAAGAATACAGACAGTTAAGGGAAATAGCAGGAAGCTTTAAGAATTATTATAAAAATGTAGATTTAGCTGTAAAAGCTTCTATTTTACCGTACACTTTGCTTGGTGTTGATGCAATAATCATTTTTTCTGATATACTTACACCACTTGAATCAATCGGAATGAAATTTGATTTTAAAGAAGGAGAAGGACCGGTTTTTGAAAATCCTATCAAAGGCAAAGAAGACATCCAAAGCCTAAAAGAGTTTAACGCTGAGGATGTTTATTTTGTTGGAGAAATCATAAAAGGTGTTAATCAAACTATCAACAGAGAAATTCCGGTGATTGGGTTTGCTGGAGCGCCTTTTACGATAGCAGCATACATGATAGAAGGCAGAGGTTCAAAGGACTTTAAAAAAACAAAATCTTTTATGTATAACAACCAAGAAGATTTTAAAATACTTCTTGATAAAATCGCAGATATGACTATAAAGTATTTAAGCTTTCAGATAGAGTCCGGAGCTGATGCTGTTCAAATCTTTGACAGCTGGGCCGGTCATCTTTCACCTAAAGATTATAAAGAGTTTGTACTGCCGTCAGTTAAGAAAGTAATAGAAAATCTTAAACATTACAACAAACCAATCATACACTTTACAAAAGGCGTTTGTGGATTTATGGACTTTATTCTCGATTCTAATGCTGATGTATACAGTATAGATTGGATGATAGACATCAAAAAAGCAAAAGATTTAATCTATCCAAAGGCATCTGTTCAAGGAAATTTAGACCCTATGGTGTTGTATGCTGACAAAGACATTATAAAAAAAGAAGCAGAGTATATAATTAAATCATGGGGAGAGGATACAGGACATATATTTAACCTTGGTCATGGTTTGATGCCGGATATGGACGCAAGTAAAGTTAAATTTTTAGTTGATACTGTAAAAGAAATTTCAGTTAGAAGGCGGTAG